A region of Flavobacterium album DNA encodes the following proteins:
- a CDS encoding choice-of-anchor L domain-containing protein — protein sequence MKTRLAYLSALLFLVAGMASAQNIQVNDNYTAQQLADALVSNSCAQVSNISVSGWSGGSGSTSFGYFTAGTSSFPFANGIVLSTGFAASAPGPNNSLLSEGNTSWGGDTDLQQALGVTGTINATVLEFDFVPFTSHISFDYIFASEQYLTSINSPNQCNYTDGFAFLLKKANTADPYQNLAVIPGTNTPVKVNTVRGPGVCPAANEQYFDSFNPTNAPVNFNGQTVIMTAESDVEAGTTYHIKLVVADQGNNLYDSAIFLGGGSFDATLDIGPDRLLATGNPLCSGETFPIDASNPAATAYQWYKNTSPITGATNGIYNVTTPGDYSVDVTFSPTCTATGEIRLEYAPALVFGNYTLLQCDDDNDGLTVYNLDQAGQLAENGDPDLQAHSYYLTSSDAQDEINAITNTTAFQNTTADQDIYVLVENRYGCTGIATVKLSVSSNTVNNPAPLEECDTDGTDDGFFKFDLTDTANDILAGLPAGLQLTFYPSYNDALTFGNEITAPDAFTNTVANSQTLYARIFNASDCYGIAEVQLIVHSFGDGFADEDVILCDDTTETLDAGSGYTSYSWDTTPVQTTRRITVDEPGTYTVTVTNTFGCEGSKTFTVSPSGRATDATFDINDFTGNDNSITVHPVGSGTYEYSLDGLDYQDSPVFEHLPSGEYTIYIKDTNGCGPRYSESVFILDYPVFFTPNGDGINDIWRIPYSYYRPGIFVTVFDRYGKIITGFKGYEQGWDGTYNGRPLPSTDYWFHIELENGRKVRGHFAMVR from the coding sequence ATGAAAACACGATTGGCATATCTTTCTGCATTACTTTTCCTCGTTGCCGGAATGGCATCGGCACAAAACATACAAGTTAACGATAATTACACCGCACAGCAGCTCGCAGACGCACTGGTAAGCAATTCCTGCGCGCAGGTGAGCAACATTTCTGTAAGCGGCTGGTCGGGAGGCTCCGGCAGCACGAGCTTTGGCTATTTTACGGCAGGGACATCTTCTTTTCCGTTTGCTAATGGTATCGTATTGAGCACAGGTTTTGCCGCATCGGCGCCGGGACCGAACAATTCCCTCCTTAGCGAAGGCAACACGTCCTGGGGTGGCGATACCGACCTGCAACAGGCGCTTGGCGTGACCGGAACGATCAATGCCACCGTACTGGAATTTGATTTTGTGCCTTTTACAAGCCATATCAGCTTCGACTATATTTTTGCTTCGGAACAGTACCTTACCAGCATTAACTCACCCAACCAGTGCAATTATACCGATGGTTTTGCCTTTTTGCTAAAGAAAGCAAACACTGCCGACCCATATCAAAATCTTGCAGTTATCCCGGGCACGAATACACCCGTAAAGGTAAATACCGTTCGCGGCCCCGGTGTATGCCCGGCTGCCAACGAACAGTATTTCGACAGCTTTAACCCCACAAATGCACCGGTGAACTTTAACGGGCAGACCGTTATCATGACCGCAGAATCGGATGTTGAGGCCGGGACAACTTACCATATAAAGCTCGTAGTGGCCGACCAGGGAAACAATCTCTACGATTCGGCTATCTTCCTTGGGGGTGGCAGTTTTGACGCTACGTTAGACATAGGCCCCGACAGGCTTTTAGCCACCGGGAACCCTTTGTGCAGTGGAGAAACCTTTCCAATCGATGCTTCAAATCCTGCGGCAACAGCTTACCAATGGTACAAAAACACCAGCCCTATTACCGGGGCGACCAATGGTATTTATAACGTTACCACACCGGGCGACTATAGCGTGGATGTTACTTTTAGCCCCACCTGTACCGCGACCGGCGAAATAAGGCTGGAATATGCACCTGCCCTGGTATTCGGTAATTATACCCTGCTGCAATGCGATGATGACAACGACGGCCTTACGGTTTATAACCTTGACCAGGCCGGGCAGCTTGCCGAAAATGGCGACCCCGACCTGCAGGCCCACAGCTACTATCTTACAAGCAGCGATGCACAGGATGAAATTAACGCCATAACAAACACGACTGCTTTCCAGAATACGACTGCAGACCAGGACATTTATGTACTTGTGGAAAACAGATACGGGTGTACCGGGATCGCTACGGTAAAGCTTTCGGTATCCAGTAATACTGTAAATAATCCGGCACCGTTGGAAGAGTGCGACACTGACGGAACCGACGACGGCTTCTTTAAATTCGACCTTACCGATACGGCTAACGATATACTGGCAGGGCTACCGGCAGGATTGCAGCTTACGTTTTACCCCTCATATAACGACGCCCTTACTTTCGGGAACGAAATAACCGCGCCCGATGCCTTTACGAACACTGTAGCCAACAGCCAGACGCTATATGCACGTATCTTTAATGCCAGCGATTGCTACGGCATTGCAGAGGTACAGCTGATCGTACATTCTTTTGGCGATGGTTTTGCCGATGAAGATGTTATATTATGTGACGACACTACCGAAACACTGGATGCCGGAAGCGGCTACACTTCTTACAGTTGGGATACCACTCCCGTACAGACTACGCGCAGGATTACTGTAGATGAGCCGGGAACTTATACGGTGACTGTCACCAATACCTTTGGCTGCGAGGGCAGCAAAACGTTTACCGTTTCGCCATCAGGACGCGCTACAGACGCGACATTTGACATAAACGATTTTACCGGTAATGACAACAGCATTACTGTTCACCCTGTTGGTTCAGGAACTTACGAATATTCCCTTGACGGGCTTGACTATCAGGACAGCCCTGTTTTTGAGCACCTCCCATCGGGAGAATATACCATTTATATAAAAGACACCAATGGCTGCGGCCCAAGGTATTCGGAAAGCGTATTTATACTCGACTACCCTGTGTTCTTCACCCCCAATGGCGACGGTATAAACGACATCTGGAGAATACCTTACAGTTACTACCGCCCCGGCATTTTTGTAACCGTGTTTGACCGTTATGGAAAGATCATCACCGGTTTTAAAGGCTATGAGCAGGGATGGGACGGCACCTACAATGGCAGGCCGCTACCCTCTACCGATTACTGGTTCCATATTGAACTGGAAAACGGGAGGAAAGTAAGGGGACATTTTGCCATGGTGCGATAA
- a CDS encoding T9SS type B sorting domain-containing protein, whose protein sequence is MKTTFRRWLLALILLPFVHLNAQTDCPDAIIVCGNASYTGLNATGIGTQEINIQNACSSQEHNSLWLKILIKDGGTLGFILNPESDDLVVDFDFWVYGPNATCGNLGTAIRCSTTNPGAAGLDSNVTGMNETETDVSEGPNGDGNAWINWINVEDDEIYYLIIDRPHGQANFSLQWTGTATFHNIPVFYNPDNIPLEIVQCDDDGVHDNSTVFDLTVFEEMFIGVQTDVEISYYLDSNGMLTGDNPLDNPAAYANTSSPQTIYMRMTNPVTGCFDTETMTIKLDHDFLTGQPQALSLCDTNGNGFREFDLSQNDAGISNGNENTSVTYYASEVDAQNKANPLTVPYQNATAYTTQTIWARVETTGGCFRYGITSFTISVLPVPEMLRTDDFPPGTPLTIIECDDDGVDDNATAFDLTVFEEMLTGTQTDVALTYHIQNSDAETGDNALENPEAYINASNPQTIYLRMTNTVTGCFARETITLSIDHSLPVGNPETLLLCDTDGDGFGEFDLTQNDELVINGQPNTAVTYYVSQADAENKANPLPGIYQNQNPNAVQTIWARLDTTSGCFRHGITSFNITIYPVPEMLRNDDIPTGTPLEIVECDDDGTDDGFTAFNLRAFEEMLTGTQSGVALTYYLDYNNALNGVLPIANPQAFVNTSSPQTVYARMTYTATGCFVTETLSIRTDIDMPTGIPAPLFLCDGAGTGIVQFDLTQNDEAISNGNNNTTVTYYASLADAENETNPLPGLYHNQTPYAAQTIWAWLEGNDGCFRYGITSFTIGVYRLPEMMRNSGFPVGTPLEIVQCDSDTIDDVSTAFDLTAFEAMLEGSQTNMAFTYHLNADDVLTGANPIVFPQAFNNTSSPQTVYIRMTNTVTGCFATEALTISIDKIIPTGIPDNLFKCDDGTGLAVFDLSQNNALIKDGRPGTVVIYYASEEDAENQQHPLPYFYRNQQPYVAETIWARLSGTDGCYRHGLASFTINILPVPEITYTVDVKDFTQDSNCITLSMANIEDYEFSLADGDFSDEHIFERLEPGIYKIGIRSKDGCSETVTFVPVLNYPKFFTPNGDGINEVWNVFFIRYFPDAIVNIFDRYGKLIKSYFGKELGWDGTYNGHNLPSTDYWFEVVFTSGRKIKGHFSMIR, encoded by the coding sequence GTGAAAACTACCTTCAGGAGATGGCTATTGGCACTCATCCTGCTCCCCTTTGTACACCTGAACGCCCAGACGGACTGTCCGGACGCAATAATCGTATGCGGTAATGCCAGCTATACGGGACTTAACGCAACGGGCATAGGTACACAGGAGATAAACATACAAAATGCCTGTTCCAGCCAGGAGCACAACAGCCTGTGGCTGAAGATACTGATAAAAGATGGCGGGACTCTTGGCTTTATACTAAACCCTGAAAGTGACGACCTTGTAGTTGATTTTGATTTTTGGGTGTACGGGCCCAATGCAACCTGCGGAAATCTCGGGACGGCGATACGCTGCTCTACAACCAATCCCGGTGCGGCAGGGCTCGACTCGAACGTTACGGGGATGAATGAAACCGAAACCGATGTATCCGAAGGGCCAAATGGCGATGGCAATGCCTGGATCAACTGGATAAATGTAGAGGACGACGAAATTTATTACCTGATAATCGACCGCCCGCATGGCCAGGCCAACTTCTCACTGCAATGGACGGGCACGGCTACCTTCCACAACATTCCGGTATTTTACAATCCTGATAACATTCCGCTGGAGATCGTACAGTGTGACGATGACGGGGTTCATGATAATTCGACCGTATTTGACCTGACCGTATTCGAAGAGATGTTCATTGGCGTCCAGACCGATGTGGAAATCAGTTATTACCTTGACAGCAATGGCATGCTTACCGGCGATAATCCTTTGGACAACCCCGCGGCATACGCCAATACATCCAGCCCGCAGACGATTTATATGCGGATGACCAACCCGGTAACAGGCTGCTTTGACACCGAAACCATGACCATAAAGCTGGATCATGATTTTTTGACGGGCCAGCCGCAGGCGTTGTCGCTTTGCGATACCAATGGCAACGGGTTCAGGGAATTTGACCTCTCACAGAATGATGCTGGTATAAGCAATGGCAACGAAAATACGTCGGTAACCTATTATGCTTCTGAGGTTGATGCACAGAACAAGGCAAATCCGCTCACGGTTCCCTACCAAAATGCAACTGCCTACACCACACAAACCATCTGGGCAAGGGTGGAAACAACGGGCGGGTGCTTCCGTTATGGCATTACCTCTTTTACCATTAGTGTATTGCCTGTACCGGAAATGCTGCGTACGGATGACTTTCCGCCCGGTACACCACTCACTATCATAGAATGTGACGATGATGGCGTGGATGATAATGCAACCGCTTTCGATCTCACCGTTTTTGAGGAAATGCTTACCGGTACCCAAACCGATGTCGCACTCACGTACCACATTCAAAACAGCGATGCTGAGACTGGTGATAATGCTTTGGAAAATCCGGAAGCTTATATAAATGCCTCAAACCCGCAAACGATATATTTACGGATGACAAATACTGTTACCGGATGTTTCGCAAGGGAAACCATTACCCTCAGCATAGATCATAGCCTGCCTGTCGGGAATCCGGAAACATTACTGCTTTGCGATACTGATGGCGATGGTTTTGGGGAATTCGACCTGACACAAAACGATGAGTTGGTAATAAATGGCCAGCCTAATACGGCAGTGACCTACTATGTTTCTCAGGCTGATGCTGAAAATAAGGCAAATCCATTGCCGGGAATCTATCAAAACCAAAATCCTAATGCCGTACAAACGATATGGGCACGGCTTGACACTACAAGTGGATGTTTTCGCCACGGAATTACCTCGTTCAATATCACTATATACCCCGTACCGGAAATGCTGCGCAATGACGATATCCCTACCGGAACGCCTTTGGAGATCGTCGAATGTGATGACGATGGCACTGATGACGGGTTTACGGCATTTAACCTGAGGGCATTTGAAGAAATGCTTACCGGTACGCAAAGCGGTGTGGCGCTTACCTATTACCTGGACTACAATAATGCGCTGAACGGTGTACTGCCTATTGCAAATCCCCAAGCCTTTGTGAATACCTCCAGCCCACAGACAGTTTATGCGCGGATGACTTATACCGCTACAGGATGTTTTGTTACCGAAACCCTCTCCATAAGGACGGATATCGATATGCCGACAGGTATACCGGCACCACTTTTTCTTTGTGATGGAGCCGGTACTGGCATCGTTCAATTCGACCTCACACAGAATGATGAAGCGATAAGTAACGGCAACAATAATACGACTGTAACCTACTATGCCTCGCTGGCAGATGCTGAAAACGAAACAAACCCGCTGCCGGGACTGTATCACAACCAAACCCCTTATGCCGCACAAACCATCTGGGCATGGCTTGAAGGCAATGATGGATGTTTCCGTTACGGGATCACTTCTTTTACGATAGGTGTCTACCGTTTGCCGGAAATGATGCGCAACAGCGGATTTCCTGTAGGTACGCCGCTGGAGATCGTGCAGTGCGACAGCGATACCATTGATGATGTTTCAACAGCATTCGACCTTACTGCCTTTGAAGCCATGCTGGAAGGGAGCCAAACGAATATGGCCTTCACCTACCACCTGAATGCCGATGACGTGCTTACAGGCGCAAACCCTATAGTTTTCCCGCAAGCATTTAATAACACTTCCAGTCCGCAGACAGTTTATATCCGGATGACTAATACTGTAACTGGCTGTTTTGCGACTGAGGCCCTTACCATTTCAATAGATAAGATCATTCCCACTGGCATACCGGATAATCTATTTAAATGTGATGACGGCACAGGCCTTGCAGTTTTCGACCTTTCACAGAATAATGCCCTGATAAAAGACGGCAGGCCCGGAACTGTGGTTATCTATTATGCATCGGAAGAAGATGCTGAAAACCAGCAGCACCCGCTACCCTACTTTTACAGAAACCAACAGCCCTATGTTGCTGAAACGATATGGGCAAGGCTTTCGGGTACCGATGGCTGCTACCGGCATGGCCTCGCTTCGTTCACCATAAACATCCTGCCTGTGCCGGAAATAACTTATACTGTTGATGTAAAGGATTTCACCCAGGACAGCAATTGCATTACCCTGTCGATGGCAAATATTGAGGATTACGAGTTTTCCCTGGCTGATGGGGATTTTTCCGATGAGCATATTTTTGAACGGCTCGAACCCGGTATCTATAAAATCGGGATACGGTCTAAAGACGGGTGCAGCGAAACAGTGACATTTGTCCCCGTGCTGAATTACCCTAAATTCTTCACCCCGAACGGCGACGGCATCAATGAAGTGTGGAATGTATTTTTCATCCGTTATTTCCCTGATGCCATCGTAAATATTTTCGACCGTTACGGCAAGCTCATCAAAAGCTACTTCGGCAAAGAATTAGGATGGGATGGTACCTACAACGGGCACAATCTCCCTTCTACCGACTACTGGTTTGAAGTGGTGTTTACCAGTGGCAGGAAAATAAAAGGCCACTTCTCTATGATACGATAA
- a CDS encoding T9SS type B sorting domain-containing protein, producing the protein MKFTLTILTLLSCLFMKAQNDCRDALIVCGNMGYTGLTANGPGIQELNNSNTCQSFENNSIWLELRIKTGGTLGFTITPGNPDINVDFDFFIFGPNVTCGNIGQAIRCSTTNPEFAGSASNLTGMNGEETDTAEGPGELGNNFIQWLTVQDGESYFLVIDRPVGSSDFSIEWTGTASFHDAPVFNNPDGISVDLKQCDDDGVDDKTSLFDLTKHQAMFLGTQTGVSIAFYENQNDVITETNEIANPSAYANTQLQQTIYARMTNLATGCFNTMEFTIEVINPIVAGQPDDLFLCDFNEDGKQQFTLSQNDDAIKDGGANMIVTYYRTEADANNKTNPINALYTNQVPYTAETVWARLENVSGCFGYDVVSFTINIIPLPDIVYTLDIVDFRESDNSITVVMPDAEDYEFSLDGSDFSDNFVFEGLEAGPHVVFIRAKTGCKTIHENVVILNYPKYFSPNGDGLHDTWRIPYLSLQPNASVTIFDRYGKVIDGFMGENPGWDGNLNGKALPSTDYWFVLELANGRKIHGHFAMLR; encoded by the coding sequence ATGAAATTCACCCTTACTATTTTAACACTCCTGTCCTGCCTTTTCATGAAGGCCCAAAACGACTGCCGCGACGCGCTGATCGTGTGCGGGAATATGGGCTACACTGGACTTACTGCCAACGGGCCCGGGATACAGGAGCTCAATAACTCCAACACCTGCCAGAGCTTTGAGAACAACAGCATCTGGCTCGAGCTACGAATAAAGACCGGCGGCACGCTGGGTTTTACCATAACACCCGGCAACCCGGATATTAATGTCGATTTCGATTTCTTTATTTTCGGTCCGAATGTTACCTGCGGCAATATAGGTCAGGCCATACGCTGCTCTACCACCAACCCTGAATTTGCAGGATCTGCAAGCAACCTTACCGGCATGAATGGTGAAGAGACCGACACCGCTGAAGGGCCGGGCGAACTTGGCAACAACTTTATTCAGTGGCTTACAGTACAGGATGGCGAGTCGTATTTTCTAGTGATCGACAGGCCGGTAGGCTCGAGTGACTTTTCGATTGAATGGACAGGGACGGCTTCTTTCCATGACGCGCCGGTATTCAATAACCCTGATGGCATTTCGGTCGACCTGAAGCAGTGTGATGATGACGGCGTGGACGACAAGACCTCGCTGTTTGACCTTACTAAGCACCAGGCGATGTTTTTGGGCACGCAGACAGGCGTTTCTATCGCATTTTATGAAAACCAGAACGATGTGATTACCGAGACGAATGAAATTGCCAACCCATCGGCGTATGCCAACACCCAATTGCAACAAACGATATATGCCCGTATGACCAACCTGGCTACGGGATGCTTTAACACTATGGAGTTTACCATAGAAGTCATCAATCCTATTGTGGCGGGGCAGCCCGACGATCTTTTCCTGTGTGACTTTAATGAAGATGGGAAGCAACAATTTACGCTATCCCAAAATGATGATGCTATAAAGGATGGTGGCGCCAACATGATTGTAACCTATTACCGTACCGAGGCGGATGCCAATAACAAAACGAATCCTATAAATGCATTGTATACCAACCAGGTGCCGTATACTGCCGAAACCGTTTGGGCACGGCTGGAAAATGTAAGCGGCTGCTTTGGGTACGATGTGGTGTCGTTCACCATCAATATCATCCCGCTGCCGGATATCGTTTATACGCTGGACATCGTTGATTTCCGCGAAAGCGACAACTCGATCACCGTGGTTATGCCCGATGCGGAAGATTATGAGTTTTCGCTTGACGGCAGCGATTTTAGTGACAACTTTGTATTCGAAGGATTGGAGGCCGGTCCGCACGTTGTTTTCATAAGGGCAAAAACCGGCTGCAAGACCATCCATGAGAATGTAGTGATACTCAATTACCCAAAATACTTTTCTCCCAACGGTGACGGGCTTCACGACACATGGCGCATACCATACCTTTCGCTGCAGCCAAACGCCAGTGTTACCATCTTTGACCGGTATGGCAAAGTGATCGACGGTTTTATGGGCGAAAACCCCGGCTGGGATGGGAATTTAAACGGAAAAGCTTTGCCTTCAACCGATTACTGGTTTGTACTGGAACTGGCGAACGGGAGAAAAATTCACGGGCATTTTGCGATGCTACGATAG
- a CDS encoding ABC transporter permease, which yields MKRLLSIELQKLWKNRASRVLILSYFIILSFIALIASIKFTLFGVEFRIADQGIFNFPYIWHFNTWVASIGKFFLAVVIVSMMANEYTYGTLKQNLIDGLSKEEFIKSKFLVVFLFAAASTAFIFVMSLILGYSFSSYNEPSIVFSDMSYLAAFFLKLVAFFSFCLFAGILIKRSAFAIGFIVVWFIFEKICQGLIGWSTGNFDGIHGPVRFFPLEAMTNLIKEPISRFQAYKAIEGQVSGAKMAKVYAVQWYEMLIVVGWTIFFMLMSYRILKKRDL from the coding sequence GCAGGGTTCTCATCCTCTCCTATTTTATCATTTTATCTTTTATAGCACTTATAGCTTCCATAAAATTCACACTGTTTGGCGTGGAATTCAGGATAGCCGACCAGGGGATTTTCAACTTTCCCTACATCTGGCATTTTAATACGTGGGTAGCCTCCATAGGCAAATTTTTCCTGGCCGTGGTCATTGTCTCCATGATGGCTAATGAATATACCTATGGCACACTGAAGCAAAACCTCATAGACGGCCTGAGCAAAGAGGAATTTATAAAATCAAAGTTTCTCGTTGTATTCCTTTTCGCGGCTGCGTCAACGGCCTTTATATTCGTGATGAGCCTTATTTTAGGCTACAGTTTTTCTTCTTATAATGAGCCTTCCATTGTTTTCTCGGATATGAGTTATCTGGCCGCATTTTTCCTGAAGCTTGTTGCCTTTTTCTCCTTCTGCCTTTTTGCCGGCATATTAATAAAACGCTCGGCATTTGCGATAGGCTTTATAGTGGTATGGTTCATTTTTGAAAAAATCTGCCAGGGACTGATCGGTTGGTCAACCGGAAATTTTGACGGTATCCATGGCCCGGTACGCTTTTTCCCACTCGAGGCAATGACCAACCTCATCAAGGAGCCAATAAGCCGTTTTCAGGCTTACAAAGCTATTGAAGGGCAGGTATCCGGTGCCAAAATGGCTAAAGTATATGCCGTCCAGTGGTATGAGATGCTGATTGTTGTGGGATGGACCATTTTCTTTATGTTAATGTCGTACAGAATTTTGAAAAAGAGGGATTTATAG
- a CDS encoding choice-of-anchor L domain-containing protein gives MKFITNIVAGLPVAFLLLFSPGARAQDPIQVVNNMTDEQLVNALVDNGCAEISNIRISGSGGGAAQRSYGYFTSGPDFPFENGIILSTGFAMDSPGQNSNILSNGAESWGGDQDLEQVLSIDDTFNATIMEFDFVPATNHISFDYIFASEEYTSWGDLEACSYTDGFAFLLREAGSTGPYQNLAVIPGTNTPVQVTTVRGVGTCPPANTEYFGSFNGVDSPIDYNGQTVVLTAESDVTAGTLYHIKLVIADQGDTLYDAAVFLKGNSFGSSINIGDDRLVAENTAICDGQTFGINAHVTNAISYQWYKDGNPIAGAVNETYIVTDAGDYSVEAGLGTTCFTRGEIRVEYYPPVTLDPFTWNQCDDDNDRLSAYYLFRIGGELVNNHEGLSVESWHLTTEDAQSGTNNLLTNTMLPFYNTAADQVIYARVKNEYRCTAIVPVTLSTPPLNAFNPAPIEVCDDDGDGFHTFDFTQLSEDILNNMPAGTWLLYYKSYEDAQGYQFPLQASSFTNTTAGKQVIYVGVYNLSGCYAIMDLQLIVHTFGESPADDEVILCADTTETLDAGSGFDSYSWDTDPVQTTRSITIDEPGTYTVALTNAFGCEGSRTFTVSPSGRATDATFEINDLAGNNNSITVTPVGTGVYEYSLDGANYQDSPVFEQLTAGEYTVYIRDANGCGPVYSEKVFVLDYPAFFTPNGDGINDVWRISYSYHRPGIFVTIFDRYGKIITGFKGYEQGWDGTYNGRPLPSTDYWFLIDLENGRKVRGHFAMVR, from the coding sequence ATGAAATTTATCACCAATATAGTTGCGGGGCTGCCTGTTGCATTCCTCCTTTTGTTTTCGCCGGGAGCCAGGGCGCAGGATCCTATACAGGTGGTAAATAACATGACGGACGAGCAGCTTGTAAATGCATTAGTGGACAATGGCTGTGCCGAAATCAGTAATATAAGGATATCGGGATCGGGCGGAGGCGCAGCCCAAAGGAGTTATGGCTATTTTACTTCAGGCCCGGATTTCCCTTTTGAGAACGGCATTATACTAAGCACAGGTTTTGCGATGGATTCGCCGGGGCAGAATAGTAATATCTTAAGTAACGGGGCCGAATCGTGGGGAGGCGACCAGGACCTGGAACAGGTGCTAAGTATTGATGACACGTTTAATGCCACAATAATGGAATTCGATTTTGTGCCTGCCACCAACCATATCAGTTTCGATTATATATTTGCTTCAGAAGAATATACTTCCTGGGGCGACCTCGAGGCCTGCAGCTATACCGACGGCTTTGCATTCCTGCTAAGGGAAGCCGGCAGCACCGGACCTTACCAAAACCTTGCGGTGATACCTGGCACCAACACGCCTGTACAGGTAACCACAGTGCGGGGTGTTGGCACCTGCCCACCGGCAAATACAGAGTATTTCGGTTCTTTTAATGGGGTGGACAGCCCGATCGACTATAACGGCCAAACGGTAGTGCTTACCGCAGAATCTGATGTAACTGCGGGAACGCTTTACCACATCAAGCTTGTTATAGCCGATCAGGGCGATACATTATATGATGCTGCCGTGTTTTTAAAGGGTAACAGCTTTGGCAGCAGCATTAATATTGGTGATGACAGGCTTGTAGCGGAGAACACTGCTATATGCGACGGCCAGACTTTTGGGATTAACGCCCATGTAACTAATGCTATAAGCTACCAGTGGTATAAAGACGGCAACCCTATCGCGGGGGCTGTTAATGAAACATATATCGTAACAGATGCAGGTGATTACAGTGTGGAAGCCGGACTGGGTACAACTTGCTTTACCCGTGGCGAAATAAGGGTGGAATACTACCCTCCTGTCACATTGGATCCTTTTACATGGAACCAGTGTGATGATGACAATGACAGGCTGAGCGCGTATTATTTATTCCGTATTGGTGGTGAGCTGGTGAACAACCATGAAGGGCTTAGCGTTGAATCGTGGCACCTTACAACAGAGGATGCCCAAAGCGGCACCAATAATTTACTGACCAACACAATGCTGCCTTTCTACAATACGGCAGCAGACCAGGTTATTTATGCCAGGGTGAAGAACGAATACAGGTGTACTGCCATTGTACCGGTCACCCTTTCTACGCCGCCGCTTAATGCCTTCAACCCTGCACCAATCGAAGTGTGCGATGACGATGGGGATGGTTTTCATACTTTTGACTTCACACAGCTTTCTGAAGATATACTCAATAACATGCCTGCCGGTACATGGTTACTTTATTATAAAAGCTATGAAGATGCACAGGGATACCAATTCCCTCTCCAGGCTTCTTCTTTTACCAATACCACAGCCGGAAAACAGGTTATCTATGTAGGGGTTTACAATTTAAGCGGATGCTATGCCATCATGGACCTACAGCTTATCGTGCATACTTTTGGCGAAAGCCCTGCGGATGATGAAGTAATTTTATGCGCCGATACTACAGAAACCCTTGATGCCGGCAGCGGGTTTGATTCTTATAGCTGGGATACCGACCCTGTGCAAACCACACGAAGCATTACCATTGACGAGCCGGGCACTTATACCGTAGCACTAACCAATGCATTTGGGTGCGAAGGCAGCAGGACATTCACCGTTTCGCCCTCAGGGCGTGCTACAGATGCCACTTTTGAAATAAACGACCTTGCCGGAAACAACAACAGCATTACGGTCACCCCTGTAGGTACCGGTGTTTATGAATATTCCCTTGACGGCGCCAACTACCAGGACAGCCCGGTTTTTGAGCAGCTCACAGCAGGGGAATACACGGTTTACATAAGGGATGCCAATGGCTGCGGGCCGGTATATTCTGAAAAGGTTTTCGTGCTGGATTATCCTGCTTTCTTTACCCCGAATGGCGATGGCATAAATGATGTTTGGCGTATATCCTACAGCTACCACCGCCCCGGTATTTTTGTAACTATATTCGACCGTTATGGTAAGATCATTACCGGGTTTAAGGGCTACGAACAGGGATGGGACGGCACCTATAATGGCAGGCCGCTACCCTCTACAGATTACTGGTTCCTTATCGATCTGGAAAATGGCAGGAAAGTAAGGGGGCATTTTGCCATGGTTCGATGA